From Candidatus Deferrimicrobiaceae bacterium, the proteins below share one genomic window:
- a CDS encoding DUF2779 domain-containing protein, with protein sequence MPASGRNISLSKSLYMRGLQCHKSLYLHKHRPELRSEPAPELLALWKSGTEVGVYARQLFPGGVEIPFEGLPKDEQLSRTRQDIHRGTKVLYEATFSHDNVFVKADILCRSPEGFDLYEVKSATDVKEHNWDDVAIQYYVLAGCGVPIHRAFLVHINSAYVRKGEIAPRELFAIQNVTDVVRGKQDAIPEELAALRRMLGGKEPDIDIGPHCSDPHECDFIAHCWQHIPEHSIFTLRGRGIDKWDLYRRGILQLSDVPLASLNTAQRMQVVYFLRKDDHAHPEKIREFLGGLWHPVCFLDFETFRSAIPLFDGTRPYQQVPFLYSLHRRDAEGAPLQHFEFLARPGADPRKELAEKLLGEIPDGACVLVYNMAFEKGVLKVLAEFLPEHRKRLSAVIGGLVDLMEPFRRREIYHWKMSGSYSLKSVLPVLVPDMTYEGLAIRDGEMASEAYFTMGDIGDAEELRKLRKALLEYCRQDTLGMVRLLEKMGSMGK encoded by the coding sequence ATGCCCGCCTCCGGCAGGAACATCTCCTTGAGCAAGTCCCTTTACATGCGGGGACTCCAGTGCCACAAATCCCTCTATCTGCACAAGCACCGCCCGGAGCTGCGCAGCGAGCCGGCCCCGGAGCTTCTGGCGCTGTGGAAGTCCGGCACGGAGGTCGGGGTGTACGCCCGCCAGCTGTTTCCCGGAGGGGTTGAAATCCCCTTCGAGGGACTCCCCAAGGACGAGCAGCTTTCACGGACCCGCCAGGATATCCACCGGGGCACGAAGGTCCTCTACGAAGCGACCTTTTCCCACGACAACGTGTTCGTGAAGGCGGACATCCTTTGCCGCTCCCCGGAAGGATTCGACCTGTACGAGGTGAAAAGCGCGACCGACGTGAAGGAACACAACTGGGATGACGTCGCCATCCAATACTACGTCCTCGCCGGATGCGGCGTTCCCATTCACCGAGCCTTCCTGGTCCACATCAACAGCGCCTACGTCCGCAAGGGGGAGATCGCCCCGCGGGAGCTGTTCGCCATCCAGAACGTGACCGACGTGGTCCGGGGGAAGCAGGACGCCATTCCGGAGGAGCTGGCCGCTCTGCGCAGGATGCTGGGCGGGAAGGAGCCCGACATCGACATCGGGCCCCACTGCAGCGATCCGCACGAGTGCGACTTCATCGCCCACTGCTGGCAGCACATCCCGGAGCATTCCATCTTCACCCTCCGGGGACGGGGGATCGACAAGTGGGATCTGTACCGGCGCGGGATCCTCCAGCTGTCCGACGTCCCGCTCGCGTCCCTGAACACCGCGCAGCGGATGCAGGTGGTATATTTCCTGCGCAAGGACGACCACGCCCACCCGGAAAAGATCCGGGAGTTCCTGGGAGGGCTCTGGCACCCGGTCTGCTTCCTCGATTTTGAGACTTTCCGGTCCGCGATCCCGCTTTTCGACGGGACCCGGCCCTACCAGCAGGTTCCGTTCCTCTACTCCCTGCATCGCCGGGATGCGGAGGGCGCGCCTCTCCAGCATTTCGAGTTTCTGGCCCGGCCCGGCGCCGATCCCCGGAAGGAGCTGGCCGAGAAACTGCTCGGAGAGATCCCCGACGGGGCCTGCGTCCTGGTCTACAACATGGCCTTCGAGAAGGGGGTGCTGAAAGTCCTCGCCGAGTTCCTCCCGGAGCACCGCAAGCGCCTGTCCGCCGTCATCGGCGGGTTGGTCGACCTGATGGAGCCGTTCCGCCGGCGGGAGATCTACCATTGGAAGATGTCGGGCTCCTATTCCCTGAAGAGCGTGCTCCCGGTCCTGGTTCCGGACATGACCTACGAAGGGTTGGCGATCCGCGACGGGGAGATGGCCTCCGAGGCGTATTTCACGATGGGCGACATCGGCGACGCGGAGGAACTGCGGAAATTGCGCAAAGCGCTCCTGGAATACTGCCGCCAGGACACGCTCGGGATGGTCCGGCTGCTGGAGAAAATGGGTTCCATGGGCAAGTGA
- a CDS encoding DUF1059 domain-containing protein, whose protein sequence is MARKYIDCRDHPGDVKCTVALSADSEEELLQAVVQHATTVHGYPDTKEFREKIRKGFKVGSPPA, encoded by the coding sequence ATGGCGCGTAAGTATATCGACTGCCGCGACCACCCGGGGGATGTCAAATGCACGGTGGCGCTCTCGGCCGACTCCGAGGAAGAACTCCTCCAAGCGGTGGTGCAGCACGCAACAACCGTTCACGGCTACCCGGACACGAAGGAGTTCCGGGAGAAGATTCGCAAAGGGTTCAAAGTGGGGAGCCCGCCCGCCTGA
- a CDS encoding GYD domain-containing protein has protein sequence MKLTEQGSKDFRNAPDRIESSSKLLQKLGGKLIGIYLVMGEYDYVGIGECPSDEVATAFALALSSAGNVKTTTLKAFSKEEIPGILKILPKS, from the coding sequence ATGAAACTGACGGAGCAGGGAAGCAAAGATTTCCGAAATGCGCCGGACCGGATCGAAAGCTCCTCCAAGTTACTCCAGAAACTGGGCGGCAAGCTGATCGGCATTTATCTGGTGATGGGGGAATACGACTACGTCGGAATCGGCGAGTGCCCGAGCGATGAAGTGGCGACCGCCTTCGCTTTGGCGTTAAGTTCCGCGGGAAACGTAAAAACGACCACGCTGAAAGCGTTTTCCAAGGAGGAAATTCCCGGCATCCTCAAGATACTGCCAAAATCGTGA
- a CDS encoding NUDIX hydrolase codes for MPLKPWKKLSEAIVFRNPYWTYKRDAFELPSGKPGEYHYVHTNGSSMVVPILGDGTLLLVNQHRYLLGRESAEFPCGSVKDGATYEETARQELREEAGYSAESLLLAGEFNPYNGVTDEMCRVYVARDLAFVGGTPDETEEFELLRLAPAEVEARIRSGAIWDGMTIAAWSIARP; via the coding sequence ATGCCGCTCAAGCCCTGGAAGAAGCTCTCGGAGGCGATCGTATTCCGGAATCCGTACTGGACGTACAAGCGGGACGCCTTCGAGCTGCCGTCGGGAAAGCCCGGGGAGTACCACTACGTCCATACGAACGGATCTTCCATGGTCGTCCCGATCCTGGGGGACGGCACCCTGCTGCTGGTGAACCAGCACCGATACCTGCTGGGCAGGGAGAGCGCGGAATTTCCCTGCGGGAGCGTGAAGGACGGCGCGACCTACGAGGAAACGGCGAGGCAGGAGCTCAGGGAGGAAGCCGGCTATTCCGCGGAGAGCCTGCTTCTGGCGGGGGAGTTCAATCCTTACAACGGGGTCACCGACGAGATGTGCCGCGTCTACGTCGCGAGGGATCTTGCGTTCGTCGGGGGGACGCCGGACGAAACCGAGGAGTTCGAGCTCCTCCGGCTGGCGCCCGCCGAAGTCGAGGCGCGGATCCGGTCGGGCGCCATCTGGGACGGGATGACGATCGCGGCCTGGTCGATCGCCAGGCCGTAG
- a CDS encoding addiction module antidote protein: protein MIRSLRDPKEAAEYLNAALEEGESEVFLLALKDVAEALGGGMSKLARKTRLNRENLYRMLSEKGNPELRSLGNLLDALGFKLAIEVKKAS, encoded by the coding sequence TTGATCCGGTCCCTGAGGGATCCGAAGGAAGCTGCGGAATACCTCAACGCTGCCTTGGAAGAAGGGGAGTCCGAGGTATTTCTATTGGCGCTCAAGGATGTTGCGGAGGCCCTCGGCGGCGGAATGTCGAAGCTGGCCCGGAAAACCCGCCTGAATCGAGAAAATCTCTATCGTATGCTTTCCGAAAAAGGGAACCCTGAGCTACGCAGCCTGGGAAATTTATTGGATGCGCTGGGGTTCAAGCTTGCTATCGAAGTGAAAAAAGCGTCCTGA